A region from the Variovorax paradoxus genome encodes:
- a CDS encoding GntR family transcriptional regulator: protein MPRASTKSSASPVTAAPAENGAAAADKGSSIESIAQDIATAIVEKRLPPGTWLREEALGRVYSVSRTKIRAALLMLSKDKLIEMIPDKGAFVCQPTVQEAREVFAVRRILESEVVRLFIANARPRDYQVLEQHIKFERTALRQTTTTGTVREKVLGDFHVALAEATGNKTLAELVRELVARSSLIAMLYHSSNDPHCSSDEHSDFLRICRKGDVEGAVACMIDHLERIEASLELGTEKPDRQLDLVKALLA, encoded by the coding sequence ATGCCCCGCGCCAGCACCAAATCTTCTGCCTCTCCCGTCACCGCCGCTCCGGCCGAAAACGGCGCGGCTGCCGCCGACAAGGGCAGCTCCATCGAAAGCATCGCGCAGGACATCGCCACCGCCATCGTCGAGAAGCGCCTGCCGCCCGGCACCTGGCTGCGCGAAGAGGCGTTGGGCCGCGTCTATTCGGTGAGCCGCACCAAGATTCGCGCGGCCTTGCTGATGCTCTCGAAGGACAAGCTCATCGAGATGATTCCCGACAAGGGCGCGTTCGTCTGCCAGCCCACGGTGCAGGAAGCACGCGAGGTGTTCGCGGTGCGCCGCATCCTCGAGAGCGAGGTGGTGCGCCTGTTCATTGCCAATGCGCGGCCACGCGATTACCAGGTGCTGGAGCAGCACATCAAGTTCGAGCGCACCGCGCTGCGCCAGACCACCACCACGGGCACCGTGCGCGAAAAAGTGCTGGGCGATTTTCACGTGGCGCTGGCCGAGGCCACGGGCAACAAGACCCTGGCCGAGCTGGTGCGCGAGCTGGTGGCGCGCAGTTCGCTGATCGCGATGCTCTATCACTCGTCGAACGACCCGCACTGCTCGTCGGACGAGCACTCCGATTTCCTGCGCATCTGCCGCAAGGGCGATGTGGAAGGTGCCGTGGCCTGCATGATCGACCACCTGGAACGCATCGAGGCCAGCCTGGAGCTCGGCACCGAGAAGCCCGACCGGCAGCTCGATCTGGTGAAGGCGCTGCTCGCCTGA
- a CDS encoding aspartate/glutamate racemase family protein, whose protein sequence is MRIKIINPNTTWSMTEKIGACARAVAHAGTEIVAVSPAMGPVSIESHYDEALAVPGLLQEIAAGEREGIDGYVIACFGDPGLKAARELARGPVVGIAEAAMHLASMVGSRFSVVTTLGRTMGQAWHLAEIYGMERFCAKVRACELPVLELEEPGSRARERIVDECRRALDEDGADCIVLGCAGMTDLCEHIGGLLGVPVIDGVAAATKLVESLVTLKLSTSKHGELAHPLPKAMKGALEGFTLRG, encoded by the coding sequence GTGCGCATCAAGATCATCAATCCCAACACCACCTGGAGCATGACCGAGAAGATCGGCGCCTGCGCCCGCGCGGTGGCGCATGCCGGCACGGAAATCGTCGCGGTCAGCCCGGCCATGGGGCCGGTCTCCATCGAGAGCCACTACGACGAGGCACTGGCCGTGCCCGGCCTGCTGCAGGAGATTGCGGCCGGCGAGCGCGAGGGCATCGACGGCTACGTGATCGCCTGCTTCGGCGATCCGGGCCTGAAGGCCGCGCGCGAACTGGCGCGCGGCCCGGTGGTGGGCATTGCCGAAGCGGCGATGCACCTGGCCAGCATGGTGGGCAGCCGCTTCAGTGTGGTCACCACGCTGGGCCGGACCATGGGCCAGGCCTGGCACCTGGCCGAGATCTACGGCATGGAACGCTTCTGCGCCAAGGTGCGCGCCTGCGAGCTGCCGGTGCTCGAGCTCGAGGAGCCGGGTTCCAGGGCACGCGAGCGCATCGTCGACGAATGCCGGCGCGCGCTCGACGAAGACGGTGCCGACTGCATCGTGCTCGGCTGCGCCGGCATGACCGACCTGTGCGAGCACATCGGCGGCCTGCTCGGCGTGCCGGTGATCGACGGCGTGGCCGCGGCCACCAAGCTCGTCGAGTCGCTGGTCACACTGAAGCTTTCGACCAGCAAGCACGGCGAGCTGGCCCACCCGCTGCCCAAGGCCATGAAGGGCGCGCTCGAAGGCTTCACGCTGCGCGGCTGA
- a CDS encoding NCS1 family nucleobase:cation symporter-1, producing MSTVVSQAPAGASEAGHAPHAESNALIKPGYHPRLTNEDLAPLRKQTWGQYNIFAFWMSDVHSVGGYITAGSLFALGLSSWQVLVSLLVGIVIVQFFCNLVAKPSQVTGVPYPVVCRASFGVLGANIPAIIRGLIAVAWYGVQTYLASAAFMVLALHLFPNLAPYADVAQHGFVGLSTLGWVAFMIMWVLQAFVFWHGMEAIRKFIDWAGPAVYVVMAVLCGWLVWKAGWSNIDLNLGGIKFQGWDALPVMLSAIALVVSYFSGPMLNFGDFSRYGKSFDAVKKGNFWGLPINFVFFSLLTVITTAATLPVFGELITDPVHTVGKIDSTTAVVLGALTFMIATIGINIVANFVSPAFDFSNVAPQHISWRTGGMIAAVGSVFLTPWNLYNSPEVIHYTLDVLGSFIGPLFGILIADYYIVRRQRIDVDALYTMSKQGEYWYSGGYNPKAIQALIPSALVPILCVMVPVLRGGANYAWFIGMGLGFVLYVLLNRHTKTFKT from the coding sequence ATGAGCACAGTCGTCAGCCAGGCCCCCGCGGGGGCGAGCGAAGCCGGCCATGCGCCGCATGCCGAATCCAACGCGCTGATCAAGCCCGGCTACCACCCGCGCCTGACCAACGAAGACCTGGCCCCGCTCAGGAAGCAGACCTGGGGCCAATACAACATCTTTGCGTTCTGGATGTCCGACGTGCACAGCGTGGGCGGCTACATCACGGCAGGCAGCCTCTTTGCGCTCGGGCTCTCGAGCTGGCAGGTGCTGGTGTCGCTGCTGGTGGGCATCGTGATCGTGCAGTTCTTCTGCAACCTGGTGGCCAAGCCGAGCCAGGTGACGGGCGTGCCCTACCCCGTGGTGTGCCGCGCCTCGTTCGGCGTGCTGGGCGCCAACATCCCGGCCATCATCCGTGGGCTGATCGCGGTGGCCTGGTACGGCGTGCAGACCTATCTCGCCTCGGCCGCCTTCATGGTGCTGGCGCTGCACCTGTTCCCGAACCTCGCGCCGTATGCCGACGTGGCCCAGCACGGCTTCGTGGGCCTGTCGACGCTGGGCTGGGTGGCGTTCATGATCATGTGGGTGCTGCAGGCCTTCGTGTTCTGGCACGGCATGGAAGCGATCCGCAAGTTCATCGACTGGGCCGGCCCGGCCGTGTACGTGGTGATGGCCGTGCTGTGCGGCTGGCTGGTGTGGAAGGCCGGCTGGAGCAACATCGACCTGAACCTGGGCGGCATCAAGTTCCAGGGCTGGGACGCGCTGCCGGTGATGCTCTCGGCCATTGCGCTGGTGGTGAGCTACTTCAGCGGCCCGATGCTCAACTTCGGCGACTTCTCGCGCTACGGCAAGAGCTTCGATGCGGTGAAGAAGGGCAACTTCTGGGGCCTGCCGATCAACTTCGTGTTCTTCTCGCTGCTGACGGTGATCACCACCGCGGCCACGCTGCCGGTGTTCGGCGAGTTGATCACCGATCCGGTGCACACCGTGGGCAAGATCGACAGCACCACCGCCGTGGTGCTGGGCGCGCTGACCTTCATGATTGCGACCATCGGCATCAACATCGTCGCCAACTTCGTCTCGCCGGCCTTCGACTTCTCGAACGTGGCGCCGCAGCACATCAGCTGGCGCACGGGCGGCATGATCGCGGCGGTGGGCTCGGTGTTCCTCACGCCGTGGAACCTCTACAACAGCCCCGAGGTCATCCACTACACGCTCGATGTGCTGGGTTCGTTCATCGGACCGCTGTTCGGCATTTTGATTGCCGACTACTACATCGTGCGCAGGCAGCGCATCGACGTGGACGCGCTCTACACCATGAGCAAGCAGGGCGAGTACTGGTACAGCGGCGGCTACAACCCGAAGGCGATCCAGGCGCTGATCCCCTCCGCACTGGTGCCGATTCTTTGCGTGATGGTGCCGGTGCTGCGCGGTGGCGCGAACTATGCATGGTTCATCGGCATGGGGCTGGGCTTCGTCCTGTACGTGCTGCTGAACCGCCATACAAAGACCTTCAAGACTTGA
- a CDS encoding SET domain-containing protein, which translates to MKPRKQTSSTPNIRVAPSGVHGLGAFATCDLPAEAFLGLYEGRRYTQQEIAAKTWNDQLTYLFTLSNQETIDGAKGGNGTRHLNHACDPNCEAVEEYDDAGDLLLKFQTLVPVDAGDELFIDYSLTADDGSTAEKYPCRCGSPNCRGTMLAPVEAD; encoded by the coding sequence ATGAAACCCCGCAAGCAAACCTCGTCCACGCCCAACATCCGGGTCGCGCCCAGCGGGGTGCATGGGCTCGGTGCGTTTGCGACCTGCGATCTCCCGGCGGAGGCCTTCCTCGGCCTCTACGAAGGCCGCCGCTACACGCAGCAGGAGATTGCTGCCAAAACGTGGAACGACCAGCTCACCTACCTGTTCACGCTCTCCAACCAGGAAACCATCGACGGCGCCAAGGGCGGAAACGGCACGCGCCACCTGAACCACGCCTGCGACCCCAACTGCGAAGCGGTCGAGGAGTACGACGACGCGGGCGACCTGCTGCTGAAGTTCCAGACTCTGGTTCCCGTAGATGCCGGCGACGAGCTGTTCATCGACTATTCGCTGACCGCCGACGACGGTTCGACCGCCGAGAAATACCCCTGCCGCTGCGGCTCGCCGAACTGCCGAGGGACGATGCTGGCCCCGGTCGAGGCGGATTGA
- a CDS encoding LysR family transcriptional regulator — protein sequence MTFKQLEALYWIARLGGFAQAANQLHTSQSAVSKRVHELELLFDTELFDRSQRTARLTEKGEEMFVLASRLLEQRDAAVEQFSKPGVVERRLRIGVTELTAMTWLPRLVGVIQRHYPKVVLEPDVDDSLQLRDKLLADELDLVIVPDTFADSRMQSKAIGKVQSAWMCKPGVVAAAGTVRLHELARHRMLVQGKSSGTGRAYDAWMKDQGVQPADTIVVSNLVALTGLTVSGLGVSYLPRQCLDPLVSAGMLAVIDVLPALPVVRYVAMHKGEHRSALTSSIVMLAQECCDFTRMFQAQADEEPAE from the coding sequence ATGACCTTCAAGCAGCTCGAAGCCCTGTACTGGATCGCCAGGCTGGGCGGCTTCGCGCAGGCGGCCAACCAGCTTCATACCTCGCAATCGGCCGTGTCCAAGCGGGTGCATGAGCTCGAGCTGCTGTTCGACACCGAGCTGTTCGACCGCAGCCAGCGCACCGCACGGTTGACCGAAAAGGGCGAGGAGATGTTCGTGCTCGCGTCCCGGCTGCTCGAGCAGCGCGACGCCGCCGTCGAGCAGTTCAGCAAGCCGGGCGTGGTGGAGCGGCGGCTGCGCATCGGCGTGACGGAGCTCACGGCGATGACGTGGCTGCCCCGGCTGGTGGGCGTGATCCAGCGGCACTACCCCAAGGTCGTTCTCGAGCCCGACGTGGACGACAGCCTGCAACTGCGCGACAAGCTGCTGGCCGACGAGCTCGACCTGGTGATCGTGCCCGACACCTTTGCCGACTCGCGCATGCAGAGCAAGGCCATCGGCAAGGTGCAAAGCGCCTGGATGTGCAAGCCCGGCGTGGTTGCCGCCGCCGGCACCGTGCGGCTGCACGAGCTCGCGCGCCACCGCATGCTGGTGCAGGGCAAGAGCTCGGGCACCGGGCGCGCCTATGACGCCTGGATGAAGGACCAGGGCGTGCAGCCCGCCGACACCATCGTGGTGAGCAACCTCGTGGCGCTGACCGGGCTCACGGTGTCGGGGCTGGGCGTGAGCTACCTTCCACGCCAGTGCCTGGACCCGCTCGTTTCGGCCGGCATGCTCGCGGTGATCGACGTGCTGCCCGCCCTGCCGGTGGTGCGCTACGTGGCCATGCACAAGGGCGAGCACCGCAGCGCGCTGACCTCGTCCATCGTGATGCTGGCGCAGGAATGCTGCGATTTCACGCGCATGTTCCAGGCGCAAGCGGACGAAGAGCCTGCAGAATGA
- a CDS encoding amino acid ABC transporter substrate-binding protein yields MNFKLSLALGASIALLCGAAAAQESPTLRKIKESGTVQIGSRDTQIPFSYKTGAESAPIGFTNEICLKVVDAIKAKLGLSKIEVRYTLLNSTNRIPLVQNGTVDLDCATTTNTVQRQQQVDFAPSHFVTNITAAVKKNSGINSIADLQGKTVATVAGSTSMQLLRGFRKTENIEVQEIAGKDTADAFLLLASDRAVAYVLDDVQLAGLIANQPNASDYKLLKDVLRQEPYGIMMRKDDPEFKAIVDQAVTEMMKSGAIDKLYAKWFMAPIPPRNVNLNFPMSDAVREAYKNPNNKGV; encoded by the coding sequence ATGAACTTCAAACTGTCCCTCGCGCTGGGTGCCAGCATCGCGCTGCTCTGCGGTGCCGCGGCCGCGCAGGAGAGCCCCACGCTGCGCAAGATCAAGGAAAGCGGCACGGTGCAGATCGGCAGCCGCGACACGCAGATTCCGTTCTCCTACAAGACCGGCGCCGAGAGCGCGCCCATCGGCTTCACCAACGAGATCTGCCTGAAGGTGGTCGACGCCATCAAGGCCAAGCTCGGCCTTTCGAAGATCGAGGTGCGCTACACGCTGCTCAATTCGACCAACCGCATTCCGCTGGTGCAGAACGGCACGGTCGATCTCGACTGCGCGACCACCACTAACACGGTGCAGCGCCAGCAGCAGGTCGACTTCGCGCCGAGCCATTTCGTCACCAACATCACCGCCGCGGTGAAGAAGAACTCCGGCATCAACTCGATCGCCGACCTGCAGGGCAAGACCGTGGCCACGGTGGCCGGCAGCACGTCGATGCAGCTGCTGCGCGGTTTTCGCAAGACCGAGAACATCGAGGTGCAGGAAATCGCGGGCAAGGACACGGCCGATGCCTTCCTGCTGCTCGCGAGCGACCGCGCCGTGGCCTACGTGCTCGACGACGTGCAGCTGGCCGGCCTCATCGCCAACCAGCCCAACGCCTCCGACTACAAGCTGCTGAAGGACGTGCTGCGGCAAGAACCCTACGGCATCATGATGCGCAAGGACGACCCCGAGTTCAAGGCCATCGTCGACCAGGCCGTGACCGAGATGATGAAGTCGGGCGCCATCGACAAGCTCTACGCCAAGTGGTTCATGGCGCCCATTCCTCCGCGCAACGTGAACCTCAACTTCCCGATGTCCGACGCCGTGCGCGAGGCCTACAAGAACCCGAACAACAAGGGCGTTTGA